In candidate division Zixibacteria bacterium HGW-Zixibacteria-1, one DNA window encodes the following:
- the atpG gene encoding ATP synthase F1 subunit gamma, translated as MPTLRQVKKRIGSVISTRQITKAMEMVAAAKLRKAQMRVMQVRPYSEKLDHILVHLSEASSGGLMHPFFEEREIKKRTLVLVTSDRGLCGSFNTNLIMKARKWLEDKDPKNTELVLIGKKANDFFKRKEWPIVKVFDEWNGNLDYAKARDVVDFLTGRFLAGETDEISLIYSQFITTTRYKNVVVCYLPVERPEVSEKPGTNLEYIFEPSPDAIFTDLMPRYALTKMITALADNFASEHGTRMIAMGAATTNAGEMIETLTLQYNKARQAAITKDLLDIVGGAEALKG; from the coding sequence ATGCCGACACTGCGTCAAGTAAAAAAGAGAATCGGTTCGGTCATATCGACCCGCCAGATCACCAAAGCGATGGAGATGGTGGCGGCCGCCAAACTGCGCAAGGCGCAGATGAGGGTGATGCAGGTCCGCCCTTATTCGGAGAAACTGGATCATATCCTGGTTCACCTCTCCGAAGCGTCATCCGGCGGATTGATGCATCCCTTTTTCGAAGAAAGGGAGATCAAGAAACGGACGCTCGTTCTGGTGACCTCCGACCGCGGCCTGTGCGGATCGTTTAATACCAATCTTATAATGAAGGCCCGAAAGTGGCTGGAAGACAAGGATCCGAAAAATACCGAACTGGTTCTAATCGGAAAAAAGGCCAATGATTTCTTCAAGAGAAAGGAATGGCCGATTGTAAAGGTCTTCGATGAATGGAACGGGAACCTTGATTATGCCAAGGCCCGTGATGTTGTCGATTTCCTGACCGGACGATTTCTTGCCGGCGAAACGGATGAGATCAGCCTGATATATTCGCAGTTCATAACGACCACACGATACAAAAATGTCGTCGTGTGCTATTTACCGGTCGAGCGCCCGGAAGTATCGGAAAAGCCGGGCACCAACCTGGAATATATCTTCGAACCTTCGCCGGATGCGATTTTCACTGATTTGATGCCGCGTTATGCCCTGACCAAAATGATCACGGCGCTGGCGGACAACTTTGCCTCCGAGCACGGGACACGAATGATCGCCATGGGTGCGGCCACCACGAATGCCGGCGAGATGATCGAGACCCTGACGCTTCAGTACAACAAGGCGCGTCAGGCCGCCATTACCAAGGACCTGCTGGATATTGTCGGCGGAGCGGAAGCACTAAAAGGTTAG
- a CDS encoding 50S ribosomal protein L32: MPLPKRRHSRARGRKRRTGWKLTAPNVVDCSNCHQPKLPHHICPHCGFYKGDQVVEPREV, from the coding sequence ATGCCACTACCCAAAAGAAGACACTCACGCGCCCGTGGCCGTAAGAGAAGAACCGGATGGAAATTGACTGCTCCCAATGTGGTTGATTGTTCGAATTGTCATCAGCCCAAATTGCCTCATCATATCTGCCCGCATTGCGGGTTTTATAAAGGAGATCAGGTAGTCGAGCCCAGGGAAGTATAA
- a CDS encoding phosphate--acyl-ACP acyltransferase produces MQEPKKTITVALDVMGADSSPESIMLGGVEAAREMGERLNLVLVGKEEVITDFIGRQKDMPSNIVSENADYAVAMSDAPTEGIRKRNSSIAVGLKMQKEGRADAFVSAGNTGAVMASSVVTLGKIEGVSRPAIVGLFPTITGRPALVLDVGANVDCRPMHLYQFGVMGSIYASLMTGRTSPRVGLISIGEEKSKGNEQTFQTWSLFENSGLNFIGNVEGRDILEAKADVIVMDGFVGNIILKFAESVESYLTRKIKHQVQTNIFSRIGATLMTPFLKRLRNTFDYSEYGGAPLLGVDGVCIICHGASSPKAIKNAVMVAADMYRHKISENIRKEMALNNGNGIKNGQDSKNENNRTGIFPSVSPSD; encoded by the coding sequence ATGCAGGAACCCAAAAAGACAATTACGGTCGCTCTTGATGTTATGGGGGCGGACAGTTCTCCCGAGTCGATAATGCTCGGCGGAGTCGAAGCCGCCCGCGAAATGGGCGAACGGCTCAATCTGGTACTGGTCGGCAAAGAGGAAGTCATCACCGATTTTATCGGACGGCAGAAAGATATGCCGTCAAATATTGTCAGCGAAAACGCCGACTATGCCGTGGCCATGAGCGATGCCCCGACCGAGGGAATCCGAAAAAGAAATTCGTCGATCGCCGTTGGCCTCAAGATGCAGAAAGAGGGGCGGGCGGACGCCTTTGTTTCCGCTGGAAACACCGGCGCCGTGATGGCCTCATCGGTTGTAACTCTCGGAAAAATCGAGGGTGTCAGCCGCCCGGCTATTGTCGGTCTTTTCCCAACCATAACCGGGAGACCGGCGCTGGTTCTGGATGTTGGGGCCAATGTTGACTGCCGGCCGATGCATCTTTATCAGTTCGGAGTCATGGGGTCGATTTATGCATCTTTGATGACCGGACGGACCTCTCCGCGGGTCGGGCTCATTTCCATCGGTGAGGAGAAAAGCAAGGGTAATGAACAGACCTTTCAGACCTGGAGCCTGTTTGAAAATTCGGGGCTTAATTTTATCGGCAATGTCGAGGGGCGCGATATTCTTGAAGCCAAGGCGGATGTTATTGTTATGGATGGTTTTGTTGGGAATATTATTCTCAAATTCGCCGAATCGGTTGAGTCTTACCTGACCAGAAAGATCAAGCACCAGGTGCAGACAAATATCTTTTCCCGTATTGGAGCGACATTAATGACACCGTTTTTGAAGAGGCTTCGTAATACTTTCGATTATTCGGAATATGGCGGGGCGCCGCTTCTTGGTGTTGATGGTGTCTGCATCATCTGTCACGGGGCCTCATCGCCCAAGGCCATAAAGAACGCCGTCATGGTAGCGGCCGATATGTATCGTCATAAGATCAGCGAAAACATTCGCAAGGAAATGGCACTTAATAATGGTAATGGAATAAAGAATGGACAGGATAGTAAGAACGAAAATAACCGGACTGGGATCTTTCCATCCGTCTCGCCTTCTGACTAA
- the atpE gene encoding ATP synthase F0 subunit C yields MDYQTALSFALPIAVSIAAIGSGLGLGKAVGSAMEAMGRQPEAAGKIQTGMIIGAAFIEALTIYALVGLLLLMGKIGA; encoded by the coding sequence ATGGATTATCAGACTGCATTATCGTTCGCGCTACCGATTGCCGTTTCAATCGCTGCTATCGGCTCGGGTCTTGGGCTTGGCAAAGCCGTCGGTTCGGCTATGGAAGCCATGGGACGTCAGCCCGAAGCGGCCGGTAAAATTCAGACCGGTATGATCATCGGCGCCGCGTTTATCGAAGCGTTGACTATTTATGCTCTGGTCGGTCTGCTGCTCCTTATGGGCAAGATTGGTGCATAA
- the atpC gene encoding ATP synthase F1 subunit epsilon — translation MFKLTIVTPEKRFYEGDVGSLIVSGSEGYLGVLTDHAPLITAVIPGKVTIKDKSNQEIFLSVSFGFFEVSSNHATLLADSVEFLSDIDLERAQKALDRARQRLANQAGDIDLPRAQKAMERARNRITLATKED, via the coding sequence ATGTTTAAACTGACGATAGTTACGCCGGAAAAGCGCTTTTATGAAGGGGATGTTGGATCACTGATTGTCTCCGGAAGCGAAGGGTATTTGGGAGTATTGACTGATCATGCTCCCTTGATAACCGCTGTTATTCCCGGCAAGGTCACGATAAAGGATAAATCAAATCAGGAGATATTTCTTTCGGTATCCTTTGGATTTTTCGAAGTATCGTCGAACCATGCCACACTGTTGGCGGATTCGGTTGAGTTTTTGTCGGATATAGACTTAGAAAGGGCTCAAAAGGCTTTGGATCGGGCCCGGCAAAGGCTGGCCAACCAAGCCGGAGATATTGATTTGCCGCGTGCTCAAAAAGCCATGGAGCGGGCCAGGAATAGAATAACGCTGGCGACGAAAGAGGATTGA
- a CDS encoding acyl carrier protein, which produces MSAEIEQKVKDIIVEQLGVDASQVTESAKFIDDLSADSLDTMELVMALEEEFSLEIPDEDAEKITSVGDAINYIKDHV; this is translated from the coding sequence ATGTCTGCAGAAATCGAACAGAAAGTAAAGGACATTATTGTCGAACAGCTTGGTGTTGACGCCTCGCAGGTAACCGAATCGGCCAAATTTATCGATGACCTCAGCGCTGATTCGCTGGATACCATGGAACTGGTTATGGCTCTTGAAGAGGAATTTTCTCTGGAAATTCCGGATGAAGATGCGGAAAAAATTACCTCTGTTGGTGATGCCATTAACTATATCAAGGACCACGTCTAA
- the atpD gene encoding F0F1 ATP synthase subunit beta, with translation MAENIGKVVQVIGATVDCEFHSDHLPEILNAIKIEDKERGIGLTVEAALHIGDNIVRCVALASTDGLVRGMEAIDTGAPISVPVGEITLGRVFNLLGNPIDNLGDIPASTERSPIHRPSPTFAEQDTSTEILETGIKVVDLLEPYPKGGKVGLFGGAGVGKTVLIQELIRSIATEHGGKSVFCGVGERTREGNDLWLEMKESGVIAKTVMVFGQMNEPPGARLRVGLSGLTMAEYFRDREHQDVLIFIDNIFRFVQAGSEVSALLGRMPSAVGYQPTLGTEMGALQERITSTTAGSITSVQAIYVPADDLTDPAPATTFSHLDATSVLSRQIAELGIYPAVDPLDSTSRILDPHIVGLEHYNVARNVQLILQRYKDLQDIIAILGIDELSEDDKLIVSRARKIQKFLSQPFFVAEAFTGKSGRYVKLEDTISGFKRLAEGEFDEIPEQAFYMVGGIDEVLENYEKMK, from the coding sequence ATGGCTGAAAATATCGGAAAAGTGGTGCAGGTAATCGGTGCTACGGTGGATTGTGAATTCCATTCCGACCATCTGCCCGAGATTCTTAACGCCATCAAAATTGAGGATAAAGAGAGGGGCATCGGCCTGACGGTCGAAGCCGCTCTGCATATCGGCGACAATATCGTCCGCTGCGTGGCGCTTGCCTCTACCGACGGTCTGGTGCGCGGGATGGAAGCTATTGATACCGGGGCGCCGATTTCGGTGCCGGTGGGCGAAATAACCCTCGGGCGCGTTTTTAATTTGCTGGGGAATCCCATTGATAATCTGGGAGATATTCCCGCGAGTACCGAACGCAGTCCGATTCATAGACCGTCTCCGACGTTTGCGGAGCAGGATACCTCCACGGAGATTCTTGAGACCGGTATTAAGGTCGTTGACCTGCTGGAGCCTTATCCCAAAGGCGGCAAAGTCGGTCTGTTCGGCGGCGCCGGTGTCGGCAAGACTGTTTTGATTCAGGAATTGATACGATCTATCGCGACCGAACATGGCGGCAAGTCGGTTTTCTGCGGTGTCGGAGAACGAACCCGTGAAGGTAACGACCTCTGGCTGGAAATGAAGGAGTCCGGCGTTATCGCCAAGACGGTCATGGTCTTCGGCCAGATGAACGAACCACCCGGAGCCAGGCTTCGAGTCGGTTTGTCCGGATTGACCATGGCGGAATACTTCCGCGATCGCGAACATCAGGACGTTTTGATATTTATCGATAATATTTTCCGTTTTGTTCAGGCCGGATCCGAAGTGTCGGCTCTGCTGGGCCGTATGCCTTCGGCCGTCGGTTATCAGCCGACCCTGGGAACCGAAATGGGCGCTCTTCAGGAACGAATCACTTCAACTACAGCCGGTTCGATCACTTCCGTGCAGGCCATTTATGTGCCGGCCGATGACTTGACCGATCCTGCCCCGGCGACGACTTTCTCGCATCTTGACGCCACCTCGGTGCTTTCCCGTCAGATTGCGGAATTGGGAATTTATCCGGCGGTTGATCCGCTCGATTCGACTTCCCGAATCCTTGATCCGCATATTGTCGGCTTGGAACATTATAATGTGGCCCGCAATGTGCAGTTGATATTGCAAAGGTATAAGGACCTTCAGGATATTATTGCCATTCTTGGCATTGATGAACTTTCCGAAGACGATAAACTGATTGTTTCCAGAGCCAGAAAAATCCAGAAATTCCTTTCGCAGCCGTTCTTTGTGGCCGAAGCTTTCACCGGAAAATCGGGCCGTTACGTCAAGCTGGAAGATACCATCAGCGGATTCAAGCGGTTGGCCGAAGGTGAGTTCGACGAGATACCGGAGCAGGCCTTCTATATGGTCGGCGGTATTGACGAAGTTCTGGAAAACTACGAGAAAATGAAATAA
- the atpF gene encoding ATP synthase F0 subunit B encodes MSPDIYQILTHMIGFLITVWLLKKFAWKPLLNMMDERRQKIIDEFKKIDDSRAEVENMKNDYEGRLKNIDAERRQKISEAVNEGNKVASEIKVKAQEESRDIVNRTTEQLERDVAKAKVQLKEEMIRITLTAAEKILHEKLDEKKERELIGEFIDNIEKA; translated from the coding sequence ATGAGTCCGGATATATATCAAATACTGACCCACATGATCGGGTTTCTGATCACGGTCTGGCTTCTGAAGAAATTCGCCTGGAAACCGCTCCTCAACATGATGGATGAGCGGCGCCAGAAAATCATCGATGAATTCAAAAAAATCGATGACAGCCGGGCCGAGGTAGAAAATATGAAGAACGATTATGAGGGACGATTGAAGAATATCGACGCGGAACGACGTCAGAAAATATCCGAAGCTGTCAATGAAGGCAACAAGGTTGCCTCGGAAATCAAGGTGAAAGCGCAGGAAGAGTCGCGCGACATTGTCAACCGTACCACCGAACAACTGGAACGGGATGTCGCCAAGGCCAAAGTGCAGCTTAAGGAAGAGATGATCAGGATAACTCTGACCGCCGCGGAAAAAATTCTTCATGAAAAGCTCGATGAGAAAAAGGAGCGGGAACTGATCGGCGAATTTATCGACAATATCGAGAAGGCTTAA
- a CDS encoding F0F1 ATP synthase subunit alpha encodes MGLNPEEVSSIIKKEVEGYETKLEMESVGTVLQVGDGIARIWGLEDVMMSELVEFPNDIIGLVLNLEEDSVGVAIFGDATAVKEGDTVRRTGRVAQIPVGEAMIGRVVNPLGQPLDGKGPIVTDKFRVLEGRAPGVTERQPVKEPVQTGLKAIDSMIPIGRGQRELIIGDRGTGKTAIAIDTIINQKGTDLFCIYVAIGQKASTVAKVVKILEEHGAMEYTTVVAANASDPAPMQFIAPYAGCSIGEEFLYNKKHVVVIYDDLSKHATSYRQLSLLLRRPPGREAYPGDVFYLHSRLLERAAKLNDSLGGGSLTALPIIETQAGDVSAYIPTNVISITDGQIFLETDLFYSGVRPAINVGISVSRVGGNAQAKAMRKVAGSLRLDLAQYRELAAFAQFGSDLDDATQKQLTRGSKMVEILKQGQYVPLKMPRQVLIIWAGVNGYLDKIPTDKLDDFETKFTDFCAKEYPDIEHGIEKEKVLSDALVGKLKEAIEKFIAKYSA; translated from the coding sequence ATGGGCTTAAATCCTGAAGAAGTATCTTCAATAATCAAGAAAGAAGTTGAAGGGTACGAAACCAAGCTGGAGATGGAGTCGGTCGGGACGGTTCTTCAGGTGGGTGACGGTATTGCTCGGATCTGGGGTCTTGAAGACGTTATGATGTCCGAACTGGTTGAGTTTCCCAATGACATTATTGGTCTGGTTTTGAACCTTGAAGAAGACAGTGTCGGTGTGGCCATTTTCGGCGATGCCACAGCGGTCAAGGAAGGCGACACCGTTCGCCGGACCGGCAGGGTGGCACAGATTCCGGTCGGCGAGGCCATGATCGGCCGAGTCGTCAACCCGCTGGGTCAGCCTCTCGACGGCAAGGGCCCCATTGTTACCGATAAGTTTCGTGTTCTGGAAGGGCGCGCCCCCGGCGTGACCGAACGCCAGCCGGTGAAAGAACCGGTCCAGACCGGACTTAAGGCCATTGACTCGATGATTCCGATCGGCCGCGGACAGCGCGAATTGATTATCGGCGACCGCGGAACCGGCAAAACAGCCATCGCCATCGACACCATTATCAATCAGAAGGGAACCGACCTTTTCTGCATTTATGTTGCGATCGGCCAGAAGGCTTCAACCGTGGCCAAAGTCGTGAAAATCCTCGAGGAACACGGCGCCATGGAATATACCACCGTGGTCGCGGCCAATGCTTCCGATCCGGCTCCCATGCAGTTTATTGCACCGTACGCCGGATGCTCCATTGGAGAAGAATTCCTTTATAATAAAAAGCATGTCGTCGTCATCTATGACGACTTATCCAAGCATGCGACTTCATATCGCCAATTGTCGCTGCTTCTGAGACGTCCCCCGGGACGCGAAGCTTATCCCGGTGATGTTTTTTATCTGCACTCCCGTCTGCTCGAAAGAGCGGCCAAGCTGAATGACAGTCTTGGCGGCGGTTCGCTGACGGCCCTGCCGATTATCGAAACCCAGGCCGGGGACGTTTCGGCTTATATTCCGACCAACGTTATTTCGATTACCGACGGCCAGATATTCCTGGAAACGGACCTGTTTTATTCCGGTGTTCGTCCGGCCATCAACGTCGGTATTTCGGTCTCCCGTGTGGGCGGCAACGCCCAGGCCAAGGCGATGCGCAAAGTGGCCGGCTCGCTGCGACTCGATCTGGCTCAGTACCGCGAATTGGCGGCCTTTGCCCAGTTCGGTTCGGACCTCGATGATGCGACCCAGAAGCAGTTGACCCGCGGTTCAAAGATGGTCGAGATTCTTAAACAGGGTCAGTACGTTCCGCTTAAGATGCCCAGGCAGGTCCTTATTATCTGGGCCGGTGTCAACGGGTACCTCGATAAGATACCGACCGACAAACTGGATGATTTCGAGACCAAATTCACTGATTTCTGCGCCAAAGAGTACCCGGATATTGAACATGGTATCGAAAAAGAAAAAGTCCTTTCAGATGCCCTGGTCGGCAAACTGAAAGAGGCTATTGAGAAATTCATCGCAAAATATTCAGCTTGA
- the atpB gene encoding ATP synthase F0 subunit A, which produces MFNKLLFHIMTASQGAAEHTAAAAEHGGGGGESHELPNLVTLIDKTFAHHYDALIYAGVVALFMIVVAVITYRKRQLIPGPLQNLVEMLVEGLYNLFVSVMGKENARHYTPFLGTLFIYIWFMNLVGLIPLFKSSTSSINTTAALAITVFLYVQYSGIRRLGPWGYLHHLLGSPTDAVTWALAPVNLPIHLVGELAKPFSLALRLFGNITGEDILIAAFVSLGIMFMGIFGSPIGFPFQVPFILLALLTSTIQALVFTMLSTIYFFMVMPHEEHH; this is translated from the coding sequence GTGTTTAATAAGCTGCTTTTCCACATAATGACGGCCTCGCAAGGGGCGGCCGAGCATACCGCGGCGGCTGCAGAACACGGCGGGGGCGGCGGTGAATCACATGAACTGCCGAACCTGGTCACCCTGATCGACAAAACCTTCGCGCATCACTACGATGCCTTGATTTATGCCGGCGTGGTGGCTCTGTTCATGATTGTTGTGGCGGTCATCACGTATCGCAAGCGGCAGTTGATTCCCGGCCCGCTTCAAAATCTTGTCGAGATGCTTGTCGAAGGACTGTACAACCTGTTTGTGTCGGTTATGGGCAAGGAGAATGCACGGCACTACACGCCCTTCCTCGGGACCCTGTTTATCTATATCTGGTTTATGAACCTGGTCGGATTGATTCCGCTGTTTAAATCTTCGACATCCTCGATCAATACGACGGCGGCCCTGGCCATTACGGTTTTTCTGTATGTTCAATACTCCGGTATCAGAAGACTCGGCCCGTGGGGGTACTTACACCATCTGCTCGGTTCTCCGACCGATGCCGTGACCTGGGCGCTGGCCCCTGTCAATCTGCCGATTCACCTGGTCGGGGAGCTGGCCAAGCCGTTCTCACTGGCGCTTCGTCTCTTCGGCAATATCACCGGTGAGGATATTCTCATCGCCGCGTTTGTATCACTGGGTATCATGTTCATGGGTATTTTCGGGTCGCCGATCGGTTTCCCGTTCCAGGTACCGTTTATTCTGCTGGCGCTTTTGACCTCGACCATTCAGGCGCTGGTGTTTACGATGCTTTCGACAATTTATTTCTTTATGGTGATGCCTCACGAGGAGCATCATTAA
- the fabD gene encoding [acyl-carrier-protein] S-malonyltransferase — MGTVAVVFPGQASQYVGMGRDLYESNADVRKLYDIASKEIGEDIAALSFNGPAEKLKETRFTQPAILLHSLAVLTILKDRLPTASLTAGHSLGEYGSLALSGVLSPEDAIRAVVKRSALMEEACRKNKGTMAAIMGLDETSIAECCEMASAKGVVVPANYNSANQIVISGAIDGVEEACRLCKEKGAKRAIMLEVGGAFHSPLMEPARDGMRKYLAKLEFAAPRINVIPNVTGRAENDPEKLKELLVDQITSPVRWYQTMQYIKNGGVDTVFEIGPGKVLSGLFKRELNDAQIYNIDTLEDIEKYEATRVE, encoded by the coding sequence ATGGGTACAGTCGCAGTTGTTTTTCCGGGACAGGCTTCGCAGTATGTCGGCATGGGCCGGGATTTGTACGAATCGAATGCCGATGTTCGCAAATTGTATGATATTGCATCAAAAGAAATAGGTGAAGATATCGCGGCTCTGTCATTCAACGGTCCCGCGGAGAAACTCAAGGAAACCCGTTTTACTCAACCCGCAATATTGCTGCATTCACTGGCGGTCCTGACAATTCTTAAAGACCGTCTGCCCACGGCATCGCTGACCGCCGGCCATTCCCTGGGCGAATATGGTTCGCTCGCCCTGTCGGGGGTTTTGTCCCCGGAAGATGCTATTCGTGCCGTCGTAAAACGCTCGGCCCTCATGGAAGAAGCCTGCCGCAAGAATAAAGGCACGATGGCGGCAATAATGGGACTCGATGAAACCAGCATTGCTGAATGCTGTGAAATGGCTTCGGCAAAAGGTGTTGTCGTTCCGGCCAATTATAACTCGGCCAACCAGATTGTAATTTCGGGCGCGATTGACGGCGTCGAAGAAGCCTGCCGCCTGTGCAAGGAGAAGGGCGCCAAACGGGCGATTATGCTCGAAGTCGGCGGAGCCTTTCATTCCCCTTTGATGGAACCGGCCCGCGACGGCATGCGCAAATATCTCGCAAAGCTTGAATTCGCAGCGCCCCGGATAAATGTTATTCCCAATGTTACCGGCCGGGCCGAAAATGATCCCGAAAAATTGAAAGAGCTTCTGGTCGATCAAATTACCTCCCCGGTCAGATGGTATCAGACCATGCAGTACATAAAGAACGGGGGAGTTGACACTGTTTTTGAAATCGGCCCCGGCAAGGTCCTGTCGGGTCTTTTCAAGCGCGAATTGAATGACGCTCAGATATACAATATCGACACCCTTGAAGATATCGAAAAATATGAAGCCACACGAGTGGAGTGA
- a CDS encoding 3-oxoacyl-ACP synthase translates to MVRTKITGLGSFHPSRLLTNADLEKMVDTSDEWITSRSGIKERWICAEGESNSDMCTAAGRKALEMAGVAPEEIEMLIIGTVTPDKRLPSTACLVQEKLGLVNAAGLDIVAACAGFLHGLSIGNAYIKSGQFKKIMVIGAEKLSSITDYTDRSTCVLFGDGAGAVILEPSDDDSGILSTYIKSDGRYADLLCIPDGGSDSPAHKINSLNGHHFDIIMDGGKVMKHAVRQMADASKRVIAEANLTAEDVTVMVPHQANIRILKSTAQRLGIPEEKVFVNIEKYGNTSSASVPIALEEAVSTGRIKKNDIVLMAAFGGGLTWAAALVKW, encoded by the coding sequence ATAGTAAGAACGAAAATAACCGGACTGGGATCTTTCCATCCGTCTCGCCTTCTGACTAATGCCGACCTGGAAAAAATGGTCGATACGTCGGATGAGTGGATCACCAGCCGTTCCGGGATAAAGGAAAGATGGATCTGCGCCGAGGGCGAGTCGAATTCGGACATGTGTACGGCCGCCGGCCGCAAGGCTCTTGAAATGGCCGGAGTGGCGCCGGAAGAAATCGAGATGCTCATTATCGGGACGGTTACTCCGGATAAAAGGCTTCCTTCGACAGCCTGCCTAGTCCAGGAAAAACTCGGTTTGGTCAATGCCGCCGGCCTCGATATTGTGGCGGCCTGCGCCGGGTTCCTGCACGGCCTGTCAATAGGTAATGCCTATATCAAGAGCGGTCAATTCAAGAAAATTATGGTTATAGGGGCGGAAAAGCTGTCGTCGATAACCGATTATACCGATCGAAGCACCTGTGTTTTGTTCGGTGACGGCGCCGGCGCCGTGATTCTCGAACCCTCCGATGATGACAGTGGAATTCTGTCCACCTATATCAAATCGGACGGCCGATACGCCGATTTGTTGTGTATTCCCGATGGCGGCTCCGATTCACCCGCCCACAAAATAAATTCATTGAACGGGCATCATTTCGATATCATTATGGACGGCGGCAAGGTGATGAAACATGCCGTTCGCCAGATGGCCGATGCTTCGAAGAGAGTCATCGCCGAGGCCAACCTGACTGCTGAAGATGTTACCGTCATGGTTCCGCATCAGGCCAATATCAGGATCCTCAAATCGACCGCGCAGAGACTCGGCATCCCCGAAGAAAAAGTCTTCGTAAATATAGAAAAATACGGCAATACATCATCGGCCTCCGTGCCGATTGCCCTCGAAGAGGCCGTCAGTACCGGCCGCATCAAAAAGAATGACATTGTCCTGATGGCGGCTTTCGGCGGGGGACTGACCTGGGCCGCGGCTCTTGTCAAATGGTAA
- a CDS encoding 3-oxoacyl-ACP reductase, whose product MDFKGKTALITGSARGLGKAIAEKLASLGAAVVISDVLMEQAEETVREFKEKGYEAFAFKADVTSGEDVKNMFDTVIAKYEKIDIVVNNAGITKDTLLIRMSEESWDKVISVNLKGAFLVTQAAAKVMMKQRYGRIVNISSVVGRMGNVGQANYSASKAGLIGLTKSSARELAARGITVNAIAPGFIETEMTKSLPEAVRESFMQSTPLKRFGQPQDVASAVAFLASDEASYITGQVLGIDGGLLMY is encoded by the coding sequence ATGGATTTTAAGGGAAAAACCGCTCTTATAACCGGATCCGCCCGCGGACTGGGCAAGGCGATAGCCGAAAAACTTGCTTCCCTGGGGGCGGCGGTTGTTATTTCCGACGTGCTCATGGAGCAGGCCGAGGAGACGGTTAGGGAATTCAAGGAGAAGGGATACGAGGCTTTTGCTTTTAAGGCCGACGTAACCAGCGGCGAAGATGTCAAAAATATGTTTGATACTGTCATCGCCAAATACGAAAAGATTGATATAGTCGTCAATAACGCCGGTATTACCAAGGACACTCTTCTGATTCGGATGTCCGAAGAGTCTTGGGATAAGGTCATCAGCGTTAATCTTAAAGGCGCCTTCCTGGTTACTCAGGCCGCCGCCAAGGTTATGATGAAGCAGCGTTACGGACGTATCGTCAATATATCATCGGTTGTCGGCCGCATGGGCAATGTCGGCCAGGCCAATTATTCGGCCAGCAAGGCCGGGTTGATCGGGTTGACCAAATCATCGGCGCGTGAGCTTGCCGCCCGGGGAATTACGGTCAATGCCATTGCCCCCGGCTTTATAGAAACCGAAATGACGAAAAGCCTTCCGGAGGCGGTCCGGGAATCATTTATGCAAAGCACACCGCTTAAACGCTTCGGGCAGCCGCAGGATGTCGCTTCGGCCGTGGCCTTTTTGGCCTCCGACGAGGCTTCTTACATCACGGGGCAAGTCTTAGGTATTGACGGCGGACTTTTAATGTATTAG